CTTTTCCTTTCCAGAAATTTGCAAACCATCGATCTCCTCTGTGGAAATAAAACCACCCCTGAAAGAAAAGAACCAAACAAGTTTTGTCTGTCTGATAAAAATCTTTATTTCGGTCAGAATATAAAGCCATTTCAGTTGTCTTAGGGACTTGTTGACACTACTAAGCAATTTGTGCACAAGTTTGGTCTCAATAAGCTAAAACCAATTTGAAAAGATCAAAGACTATTATAGTTTACCTTTCCGTGTATTAAATCTTCTCTCCAAGTGCCTTGGAACACGTCACCATTCTTGAAGTAGAATGTACCAAGACCAGATCTTTTACCGTTGTGCCACATTCCATCATATATGCTTCCATCTCCAAGTACCAAACGACCCTGTGTGGGCAACATTCCAGCCATTACTTTTTGGGATCAATTAAGAAAGCTTTGTCTCGAGCATAAAGGCCAGCAACTAGAGTTTACCTTTCCTTCAGGAAGGCCACCTTGGCATCTTCCTTTGAACAATCCTCCTCTGTACTGCATCTCTTGAATAGGACTCCACCTTTTTGATGAATCTCTTTCAGCTTCCTACATGGAGAAGAAATATTCAAAATGACTCTTGATCATGAAATCAACTCACTACTAAGAGAATGAATGATTTTATATCACAGACTGCTACATTGCTACTTACCAGCATAGACGCTGCACGAGCGGATAAGTTTCTTTGCTTTGTAAAGTCAGCATATTTCTCAGAGAGCAAGGAAGATGCAGTATCACCACTAGAGTCTTTTGTCGAGCTATTAAGGTTAAAAAATGATTCATCTCTTGAACCAGCTTTCTTAGAGGGTTGACTAGCGACACTGAGACCACTGTTCGGATTCTTTGAAGGTCTCACACCAACAGGAAGGTTAACAACACCCAGGCTAAGCACTGCGGTGTCTCCAGAATCAGCTGCTCTATTCTGCTCAGTCTGATATCCCGGATCCACACTCCAATTAGCAATTGGCTCCCTCTGGATAGCACCATAATCTACAAAAGAGAGGTTCTTATACTCACTTCAATCTCCTATGAATAAACAAGAAATGAAGCAtaagttttttagattttgtacCTTCTATATTTTCATCTCCAAGAGCCAGGCGACTGTTTCTAGATGGTTCCTCCTCTCTTACTAGGTATTCACTATCACCACCACTCTCAGAAACTTCTAGGAGTTCCTCGGAGTCAATTTCAAATCCTTCAACACTCTGATTAGATACTTGTACGTCAGAAGAGGCTGCTGAATTTTCCACTGCAACCGGGGCTTCTCCAAGTCCACTACTTGTTTCCTTCTGGAGCTGTGAACGATATTTCTTGAAGATATTCAAAACAAAAGGCAAAACACCAGAAAAAATGTTGCCTTTGCTGGAAGTTTCTTCTTCAGAACTGTGATGAATAAGAGGCTTGCATTAATGCTTATCAGTGGCCCAGtagaaataaaaatctaaacatAAATATCACCTACCTTAGGATAAAAAAAGTTGTGACGAGGACTTTAGGCTCTAGATCAGGTTCATGAACAGTCGATACTATGATGTCTCCAGTGTACTCCATTGTTTGACGAAAAGTGCGGAGAATTGTTCTCACGTCCTTCTTCTGAAGATCTACCGAGCTAGCCACGATGCATATAATGGCCTTTAGATCCTGCATAGTAGATAACTGAGATTACGTTAGAAGAGAAATAAATCAAACCGAGAACTTAAGTAGTAGGAATGAGTATTCTATGAACTGTTCTTTAAGAGATTAGACATACCTTTACACCAGGGCGAAAGAAAGGGCAGTCGTATATAGCTTGTAAAATAGAAGTCTTAAAGTTGTGACCAACTCCAAAACCAACCTTTGCCTCTTTGTAACtttctaaaatctaaatataagaGAGTTGAAGGATGTGAATACAAGCCTCAAACTAAATTACTATCCAACGAGATGGAAAAATATTCTCTTCATTATGTTAAaccactgaaaaaaaaaaacttaccgttGTGACTTCTGAGCCTTCAAGTTCTTTAAGATCTTTATGCATCACGTCGATAAAGTTTCCATGCATCCCCTGTATAAAACCATATATGAAAAGATGACTAAATTTTTTGGGTATACCTACTCTGAGATGCAAACGTATACTTACGCTTATCAGAGCAGATGCTGCATTTATTGCCTTCGAGACAGCATTGTTTGCATTTCTTAGCGCCTCGTCCAAAGTTACCAAATCCTTCTGTAGTAAAATCTCAATGTCGATATCTAGAAAGCCAAAGTTAAAGTCAGTTCATTGCCATCAGGACAACCAGAACAAAAGGTAGACAAGGCAATTTATCATACTGCTAAGAGAAGTACCTATACAAAAACTGGTGTGTTGCTGCAGTTTTTTCGCCAGTTCGTTAACCTGCAAACAACATGGAAAAttagaaaagagagagaaagaaaagagactCCAAGTCTTAGAGATAGTAAATGCAGTTGGACTTGTTTGATGGACTGTTTTTAGCTTGTTTTATGAATATGAGATAGTAgcaaagcaacaaggaagactACCTCTTCAAGACGCCTTCGCCCTTCAAAGCTGAAAGGTCTTAATAGCACAGCAACAGCTAAACTACCCCCAGATCTTACTGCACTAAGAATATTAATAACTTCAACCTGATCAGAACCATATCCAGCACTAGCCACCTGGTCAGGATAAAGAGTTTAAGCAGAATCAGATGCACAAGCAAGTACACTACTattccaagaagaagaaaaattgaaaaccaGTAGCATTTCAGTAAGAGCCAATGCAAAATTCAGGAAGCATGGTTGTTGATTTACAAAATTGCACACTCTGTATCTtgttttagttatattataaaaaaactaagaatccTAAGTGGCAGACATGGAGATGCAAAAGGCACTGAGATAAGAGTATAGCATAAAACAGAAGAGAAACAATGGTAGGCAAGAGAAGTACAAACAAGGATGAAGGCCTTTGGAGGTGACTGTATAAGCTCAATTGGATTCATGGTCTTGGAAACATTATCTGTAAACataaagagatagagagagagaggtaacAGGATAAGAGAACATAATGAAACACCTTGCTCCCTAATCTATGATTTCTATGAGAACCTTAGTCactgaagtatctaattttCACTATAAAATGCTTAAAAAGATCCAAATTTCAAAactcaaataaataataaaagtaatGATGGACCTTGGTGATGGAGCCTCTGCTGCAAGACTGAATCTCCAGAGCTGTCTCTGCTAATACTCCTGGAAAAAAAGGAGAGAa
This Brassica napus cultivar Da-Ae chromosome C6, Da-Ae, whole genome shotgun sequence DNA region includes the following protein-coding sequences:
- the LOC106403224 gene encoding protein ACCUMULATION AND REPLICATION OF CHLOROPLASTS 3, chloroplastic isoform X2 — encoded protein: MLLSPIFSFVRISSSINQPKFVYIPSDSIGAMTISVKLLPVFSTLLRAPLFSPPLPLLPSLGIQFPSAAATSRLNCTARKARRRICVMCLARDSASAEHGAEFIEVLVIGSRKESIMDSCLDSPFPSLPLRFWSISRDSSGDSVLQQRLHHQDNVSKTMNPIELIQSPPKAFILVASAGYGSDQVEVINILSAVRSGGSLAVAVLLRPFSFEGRRRLEEVNELAKKLQQHTSFCIDIDIEILLQKDLVTLDEALRNANNAVSKAINAASALISGMHGNFIDVMHKDLKELEGSEVTTILESYKEAKVGFGVGHNFKTSILQAIYDCPFFRPGVKDLKAIICIVASSVDLQKKDVRTILRTFRQTMEYTGDIIVSTVHEPDLEPKVLVTTFFILSSEEETSSKGNIFSGVLPFVLNIFKKYRSQLQKETSSGLGEAPVAVENSAASSDVQVSNQSVEGFEIDSEELLEVSESGGDSEYLVREEEPSRNSRLALGDENIEDYGAIQREPIANWSVDPGYQTEQNRAADSGDTAVLSLGVVNLPVGVRPSKNPNSGLSVASQPSKKAGSRDESFFNLNSSTKDSSGDTASSLLSEKYADFTKQRNLSARAASMLEAERDSSKRWSPIQEMQYRGGLFKGRCQGGLPEGKGRLVLGDGSIYDGMWHNGKRSGLGTFYFKNGDVFQGTWREDLIHGKGWFYFHRGDRWFANFWKGKASGEGRFYSKSGEIFFGQFKDGWRDGQFLCIDVDGTRYSETWDDGVLISRKQMDAGD
- the LOC106403224 gene encoding protein ACCUMULATION AND REPLICATION OF CHLOROPLASTS 3, chloroplastic isoform X1, translated to MLLSPIFSFVRISSSINQPKFVYIPSDSIGAMTISVKLLPVFSTLLRAPLFSPPLPLLPSLGIQFPSAAATSRLNCTARKARRRICVMCLARDSASAEHGAEFIEVLVIGSRKESIMDSCLDSPFPSLPLRFWSISRDSSGDSVLQQRLHHQDNVSKTMNPIELIQSPPKAFILVASAGYGSDQVEVINILSAVRSGGSLAVAVLLRPFSFEGRRRLEEVNELAKKLQQHTSFCIDIDIEILLQKDLVTLDEALRNANNAVSKAINAASALISGMHGNFIDVMHKDLKELEGSEVTTILESYKEAKVGFGVGHNFKTSILQAIYDCPFFRPGVKLSTMQDLKAIICIVASSVDLQKKDVRTILRTFRQTMEYTGDIIVSTVHEPDLEPKVLVTTFFILSSEEETSSKGNIFSGVLPFVLNIFKKYRSQLQKETSSGLGEAPVAVENSAASSDVQVSNQSVEGFEIDSEELLEVSESGGDSEYLVREEEPSRNSRLALGDENIEDYGAIQREPIANWSVDPGYQTEQNRAADSGDTAVLSLGVVNLPVGVRPSKNPNSGLSVASQPSKKAGSRDESFFNLNSSTKDSSGDTASSLLSEKYADFTKQRNLSARAASMLEAERDSSKRWSPIQEMQYRGGLFKGRCQGGLPEGKGRLVLGDGSIYDGMWHNGKRSGLGTFYFKNGDVFQGTWREDLIHGKGWFYFHRGDRWFANFWKGKASGEGRFYSKSGEIFFGQFKDGWRDGQFLCIDVDGTRYSETWDDGVLISRKQMDAGD